A region from the Salicibibacter cibarius genome encodes:
- the flhA gene encoding flagellar biosynthesis protein FlhA, whose translation MRARDLVILIGVILIVAMLIFPLPSPMIDVLIIVNISMSLIIILVAMNMKEPLDFSIFPTVLLLATLFRVGLSVSTTRAILSLAEAGSVIDTFGSFVVGSNALVGFVIFLILVVIQFIVIVKGAERVSEVGARFTLDAMPGKQMSIDADLNAGLITEQQAKARREKIEEEADFYGSMDGASKFVKGDAIAGIVIVLVNIIFGFIIGMLQHGMSFQEAAATYTLLTVGDGLVTQIPALLIATATGIVVTRAASDGSLGYDISEQVLAYPKLLYIAGAAILLLGLLTPINNIVTLPIALFLGIGAWTLSRRKSDNLEKEPEATEEEERPENTTSPEQVTELLTIDPIEFEFGYGLIPIADANQGGDLLDRVVMIRRQLALDYGIVVPVIRIRDNIQLQPNEYVIKIRGNEITRGELLLDHYMAMSPGVEDETVTGIETVEPAFGLPALWVNEAQKDDAEIAGYTVVDPPSVVSTHLTETIKRHAHELLGREETKQLVEHLKESHPTLVEEVTPNPLALGDIQKVLATLLKEKISIRNLPIIFEALADYGQMVKDPKLIAEYARQMLSKQITKAVVPNNGPLYVVTLAGTAEKKIADALQQTEHGTFLSMPPEDSGKMIETIGREAEKLSELGQTPVILCSPAVRMHVRHLIERQFPNVPVLSYNELEPQVVIQSVGVVNVA comes from the coding sequence ATGAGAGCACGTGATTTAGTCATTTTAATAGGCGTTATTTTAATCGTGGCAATGCTTATTTTCCCATTGCCGTCTCCGATGATTGATGTGCTTATCATCGTTAATATTTCGATGTCACTCATCATCATCCTCGTCGCCATGAATATGAAAGAACCGTTGGATTTTTCCATCTTTCCGACTGTGCTTTTGTTGGCGACGTTGTTTCGCGTTGGGTTAAGCGTATCGACGACCCGCGCGATTTTAAGCCTCGCAGAGGCGGGCAGCGTCATTGATACGTTCGGGTCCTTTGTTGTCGGCTCGAATGCGCTCGTCGGTTTTGTCATCTTTCTTATTCTCGTCGTTATCCAGTTTATCGTCATCGTTAAAGGCGCGGAACGTGTTTCTGAAGTCGGCGCGCGCTTTACCCTTGATGCGATGCCCGGGAAACAAATGAGCATTGACGCGGATCTTAATGCCGGTTTAATTACGGAACAACAAGCAAAAGCGAGACGGGAAAAAATTGAAGAGGAAGCGGACTTTTACGGGTCGATGGACGGCGCGAGCAAATTCGTCAAAGGGGACGCGATCGCGGGCATCGTCATCGTACTCGTCAATATTATCTTCGGCTTTATCATCGGGATGCTTCAACATGGGATGAGTTTTCAGGAAGCAGCCGCCACGTACACATTGCTCACGGTTGGCGATGGGCTCGTAACACAAATTCCGGCCCTTTTGATCGCGACAGCCACGGGCATTGTCGTAACACGGGCGGCATCGGACGGGTCGCTCGGCTACGACATCAGCGAGCAGGTGCTTGCGTATCCCAAATTGCTCTATATCGCGGGGGCTGCCATTCTGCTCCTCGGTCTGCTCACGCCGATTAACAATATTGTTACTCTGCCGATCGCTCTGTTTCTCGGCATAGGCGCATGGACGCTGTCTCGACGCAAATCCGACAACTTGGAAAAAGAACCGGAAGCAACGGAAGAGGAAGAGCGCCCCGAGAATACTACCTCTCCGGAGCAGGTTACGGAGCTTTTGACGATTGATCCGATCGAATTCGAGTTTGGCTATGGACTCATTCCGATTGCAGATGCAAACCAAGGCGGGGACTTGCTTGACAGGGTCGTCATGATCCGGCGCCAATTGGCGCTCGATTATGGGATTGTCGTGCCTGTCATTCGCATCCGCGATAACATTCAGCTCCAACCGAATGAATATGTGATTAAAATTCGCGGCAATGAAATCACGCGCGGGGAATTGCTCCTCGATCATTACATGGCCATGAGCCCCGGTGTCGAGGATGAAACGGTTACCGGCATCGAAACGGTAGAGCCGGCATTTGGTCTGCCGGCACTATGGGTGAATGAAGCGCAAAAAGATGATGCCGAAATCGCAGGCTATACAGTCGTTGACCCACCTTCGGTTGTGTCCACCCATTTAACGGAAACGATAAAACGCCATGCTCATGAATTATTGGGGCGCGAAGAAACGAAACAACTTGTCGAGCATTTGAAAGAGTCTCACCCGACGCTTGTGGAAGAGGTTACGCCAAACCCGCTGGCCCTTGGCGACATTCAAAAAGTGTTGGCAACCCTATTGAAGGAAAAAATTTCGATCCGAAATCTCCCTATAATATTTGAAGCGTTGGCGGACTATGGGCAGATGGTCAAAGATCCGAAGTTAATCGCAGAGTACGCGCGACAAATGTTATCCAAGCAAATTACAAAGGCTGTCGTTCCGAACAACGGACCATTATATGTCGTCACCCTGGCAGGCACTGCAGAGAAAAAAATTGCAGATGCGCTCCAACAGACGGAACACGGAACTTTTTTGTCCATGCCACCCGAAGATTCGGGCAAAATGATTGAAACGATCGGTCGGGAAGCAGAAAAGCTGTCTGAATTGGGGCAAACACCGGTCATTCTCTGTTCCCCTGCAGTACGAATGCACGTCCGCCATTTGATTGAACGGCAATTCCCGAATGTTCCGGTCTTGTCCTATAACGAGTTGGAACCGCAAGTGGTGATTCAAAGTGTGGGAGTGGTCAATGTCGCTTAA
- the flhB gene encoding flagellar biosynthesis protein FlhB produces MRMDLQYFAAEGGQEKTEKATPKKREDTRKKGQVAKSNDVNTAVILLIVFILLFAYAAVPGQFLHDLFTKMYINYAGMAFSIENVMALFLDLMSEVVIVLLPIFLAALLAGVVASMLQVGVLFAPEAIKPKLSKINPLKGIKRIFSARAIVELLKAFLKICLVGLLSFGIIWMYADELLQLALMDVVEGFQLVAWLTGVIGIACALLLLLLAVPDYVYQRYDHEKQIRMSKKEVKDEHKKMEGDPQIKSKRRQRAKDVAMQRMMQEVPKADVVITNPTHYAVALQYDGEVMAAPTVIAKGADYTALRMRQIANLNEVPIVENKPLARSLHDGTDIGQEVPEDLFRAVAEVLAYVYRIGGER; encoded by the coding sequence ATGCGAATGGATCTGCAATATTTTGCAGCAGAAGGCGGGCAGGAAAAAACGGAAAAGGCGACGCCTAAAAAGCGTGAGGACACCCGCAAAAAAGGGCAGGTAGCGAAAAGTAACGATGTGAATACCGCCGTCATTTTACTGATCGTTTTTATTTTGCTTTTTGCTTATGCCGCGGTTCCCGGACAATTTCTGCACGATCTATTCACAAAAATGTATATCAACTACGCGGGTATGGCTTTTTCTATTGAAAATGTGATGGCGTTATTCCTTGATTTGATGTCCGAAGTTGTGATTGTGTTGTTGCCGATATTTTTGGCCGCCCTTTTGGCAGGTGTAGTCGCGAGTATGCTGCAAGTGGGGGTGTTGTTTGCCCCGGAAGCGATTAAACCGAAATTGTCGAAAATAAACCCGCTCAAAGGGATTAAACGAATCTTTTCCGCGCGTGCGATCGTGGAATTGTTGAAAGCTTTTCTGAAAATCTGCCTTGTCGGCTTGCTTTCCTTTGGGATTATATGGATGTATGCGGACGAACTTCTGCAACTGGCACTCATGGATGTCGTCGAAGGATTTCAATTGGTGGCTTGGTTGACAGGGGTGATCGGCATCGCTTGCGCGTTGCTTTTGCTCCTGTTAGCTGTGCCCGATTATGTCTACCAACGCTATGACCATGAAAAGCAGATTCGCATGTCCAAAAAGGAAGTGAAAGATGAACATAAAAAGATGGAAGGCGATCCGCAAATAAAATCAAAGCGACGGCAACGTGCCAAAGACGTGGCGATGCAACGCATGATGCAGGAAGTTCCAAAAGCCGATGTCGTCATCACTAACCCGACCCATTACGCGGTTGCCCTTCAATATGATGGAGAGGTGATGGCAGCGCCGACGGTGATTGCCAAAGGGGCGGATTATACGGCTTTGCGCATGCGGCAAATCGCCAATTTAAACGAAGTGCCGATCGTCGAAAACAAGCCGCTCGCCCGTAGCCTCCATGATGGAACAGACATCGGACAAGAAGTGCCGGAAGATTTATTTCGCGCGGTCGCCGAGGTTCTCGCCTATGTGTATCGGATTGGAGGTGAGAGGTGA
- the fliR gene encoding flagellar biosynthetic protein FliR: MEWINQLPAFLLIFVRILAFLATLPVFSYRNVPNIFKIAFSLFFAYIIFFTLDAPAIGIDATFFLLIIKEVLIGLLLGLIASILFYAIQVAGAFIDIKMGFLIANVMDPQTGAQTPLTGGFLYAFAVLFLLVTDGHHLLLDGIFYSYAYVPVEEMNVQFGGESVMETAAGAVLAMFVIAFQMAFPIVGALFLVDVALGMMSRAVPQMNVFVVGLPLKIFLGLPIMLLMLPAFFWLVTNLVDEMVITMRMLLELFEGA; this comes from the coding sequence ATGGAGTGGATCAATCAGCTGCCGGCGTTTCTATTAATCTTTGTGCGTATTCTCGCTTTTTTGGCGACGTTGCCGGTGTTTTCGTACCGCAATGTGCCGAATATCTTTAAAATCGCTTTTTCGCTCTTTTTTGCTTATATTATTTTTTTCACGCTGGATGCACCGGCGATCGGGATCGACGCGACCTTTTTTTTGTTGATCATAAAGGAAGTGTTGATCGGCCTTTTACTCGGGCTGATTGCCTCGATATTGTTTTATGCCATTCAAGTTGCCGGCGCTTTTATTGATATTAAAATGGGGTTTCTCATCGCGAACGTGATGGACCCGCAAACCGGGGCGCAAACGCCGTTAACCGGCGGATTCCTTTATGCCTTTGCCGTGCTTTTTTTGCTCGTTACCGATGGCCATCATTTGTTATTGGATGGGATTTTTTACAGCTATGCCTATGTGCCTGTCGAGGAAATGAATGTTCAGTTTGGTGGAGAGTCAGTGATGGAAACGGCGGCCGGAGCCGTTTTGGCGATGTTTGTCATTGCTTTTCAAATGGCTTTCCCGATCGTGGGCGCACTTTTTCTCGTTGATGTGGCGCTTGGGATGATGTCGCGGGCGGTTCCGCAGATGAATGTTTTTGTCGTCGGCTTGCCGCTGAAAATTTTCCTGGGATTGCCGATCATGTTGTTGATGTTGCCGGCGTTCTTTTGGCTCGTCACCAATCTTGTCGATGAAATGGTAATCACGATGCGGATGCTTTTAGAGTTGTTTGAGGGAGCGTGA
- the fliQ gene encoding flagellar biosynthesis protein FliQ translates to MNQETVISMAERSVTVVFLVAGPLLIVALALGLAVAIFQATTQIQEQTLAFIPKIIGVLASVVIFGAWMLSQLVSFTTEIYTNLHNFIG, encoded by the coding sequence ATGAATCAAGAGACGGTTATAAGCATGGCGGAACGAAGTGTAACGGTTGTTTTTCTCGTTGCGGGACCTTTGTTAATTGTCGCGCTTGCTTTGGGGTTGGCTGTCGCTATTTTTCAGGCGACGACACAGATCCAAGAGCAAACGCTGGCGTTTATTCCGAAAATTATTGGCGTTCTCGCCTCGGTCGTGATTTTCGGTGCTTGGATGCTCAGTCAACTCGTGAGTTTCACAACGGAAATCTATACTAATTTGCATAACTTTATAGGATAA
- the fliP gene encoding flagellar type III secretion system pore protein FliP (The bacterial flagellar biogenesis protein FliP forms a type III secretion system (T3SS)-type pore required for flagellar assembly.), which yields MISSIIPGVPIGEFFGDDPEGLSTALRLIVLITVLSLAPGILILMTCFTRIVVVLAFVRMGLATQQMPPNQVLIGLALFLTFFIMSPVVSEMNEEALTPLLEGEMDQEEAFEAASSPIKEFMADHTRERDLALFLNYAEAESPETIDDIPLSAMVPAFAISELQTAFQIGFLIFVPFLVIDMIIASVLMSMGMMMLPPVMISLPFKVLLFVLVDGWHLVVESLLISF from the coding sequence ATGATATCATCCATCATACCGGGCGTACCCATCGGTGAGTTTTTCGGCGATGACCCCGAAGGATTGTCCACGGCGTTGCGCCTGATTGTCCTTATTACCGTCCTTTCCCTTGCGCCGGGAATCCTCATTTTGATGACTTGTTTTACGAGAATTGTCGTTGTGCTCGCCTTCGTGCGGATGGGGCTCGCTACCCAACAGATGCCGCCGAATCAAGTGTTGATCGGTCTGGCGTTATTTCTGACCTTTTTTATAATGTCCCCGGTCGTATCCGAAATGAATGAAGAAGCGCTGACGCCACTACTCGAGGGCGAGATGGATCAAGAAGAAGCCTTTGAAGCTGCGTCTTCTCCCATAAAAGAATTTATGGCGGATCATACCCGGGAAAGAGATTTGGCTCTATTTTTGAACTATGCCGAAGCAGAGTCTCCGGAGACGATTGATGATATCCCACTGTCGGCCATGGTCCCTGCCTTTGCGATTAGCGAATTGCAAACGGCTTTTCAAATCGGATTTCTCATCTTCGTGCCATTTCTTGTGATCGACATGATCATTGCCAGCGTTTTAATGTCCATGGGGATGATGATGTTGCCACCTGTCATGATCTCACTCCCTTTTAAAGTGTTGTTATTCGTTTTGGTGGACGGTTGGCATCTTGTCGTAGAGTCGCTTTTAATCAGCTTTTAA
- a CDS encoding flagellar biosynthetic protein FliO, which yields MKIVRAWLATCMLALFMLGLPHEGFADNSVRDALENNEGVNEGNEEEEGAGESGEQSLWGVLFQLGLALGAVILVMFLLLKLLANRTNRFQATSTMQNLGGIGLGQQKSVQLIRVGDRLLVVGVGQTIELLREIEDEAEAKALIALAEEQQTTDFTGKARALLKGDKMEANEERSIYSQMDVHMRDVKRQKESGLNRVEGRK from the coding sequence ATGAAAATAGTAAGAGCCTGGTTGGCCACATGCATGCTCGCACTTTTCATGCTCGGTCTCCCTCACGAGGGATTCGCAGATAACTCCGTAAGGGATGCCCTGGAAAATAATGAAGGCGTGAACGAAGGCAATGAAGAGGAAGAAGGAGCCGGAGAAAGCGGCGAGCAAAGTTTATGGGGTGTTTTGTTTCAGCTCGGATTAGCCCTCGGTGCCGTCATTCTCGTCATGTTTCTTTTATTAAAATTGTTGGCCAATCGGACGAATCGCTTTCAAGCGACGAGCACGATGCAAAATTTGGGAGGCATTGGCCTTGGACAGCAAAAGTCGGTGCAACTCATTCGCGTAGGCGATCGGCTCCTTGTTGTCGGTGTCGGGCAGACGATTGAATTGCTTCGGGAAATCGAGGATGAGGCGGAAGCAAAAGCGCTGATCGCTTTGGCAGAGGAGCAGCAGACGACGGATTTTACAGGCAAAGCGCGGGCACTTCTGAAAGGGGATAAGATGGAGGCGAATGAGGAACGTTCCATTTATTCGCAAATGGATGTGCATATGCGTGACGTGAAGCGTCAAAAAGAAAGCGGATTGAACCGGGTAGAGGGGAGAAAATGA
- a CDS encoding response regulator, translating to MASSVLIVDDASFMRMMIKDILEKNQYVIAGEAENGKEAVEKYKELNPAFVTMDITMPEMDGIQALKEILAFDPQAKVIMCSAMGQQAMVIDAIQAGAKDFVVKPFQADRVLDAVQKTLG from the coding sequence ATGGCAAGTAGCGTGCTTATCGTAGATGATGCTTCGTTTATGCGAATGATGATTAAGGACATATTGGAAAAGAATCAATATGTGATTGCCGGCGAAGCGGAAAACGGGAAAGAGGCAGTGGAAAAATATAAGGAATTGAATCCCGCGTTCGTAACGATGGACATTACGATGCCGGAGATGGACGGCATCCAGGCGTTAAAAGAAATCTTGGCATTTGATCCACAGGCAAAAGTCATTATGTGTTCCGCGATGGGGCAACAAGCGATGGTGATCGATGCGATTCAAGCAGGAGCGAAAGATTTTGTTGTGAAACCTTTTCAAGCTGACCGGGTGCTTGATGCGGTTCAGAAAACCCTCGGTTAG
- the fliY gene encoding flagellar motor switch phosphatase FliY gives MNDHGDEKLSQEEINRLLAGFEEDGAEKTKSNDMQEDGYPPSPTKAVLDVNQYLTDVEQDTLGEIGNISFGSAATALSELINQKVSITTPIVQAIEFDLLHEEFPVPHVAVHVKYTQGFKGTNLLVIKENDAKIIADLMLGGDGLNPEPELTDMHISAVQEAMNQMMGSSSTSMSTIFGLRVNISPPSIDMLDTMEGSGTEELSGEATLIKISFRLRVGDMIDSSIMQLVTVAFAKELTSQLLHSQSEENEDKISTEESPPLAINETANDRSVNVEGERAASALNVHDETSKRSVQPAAFHDFDDVGLQAAEAQNLNMLMDIPLDVTVELGRTSRSIKDILQFTQGSIIELDKLAGEPVDILVNQRLVAKGEVVVIDENFGVRVTDIASREQRLQHLRND, from the coding sequence ATGAACGACCATGGAGATGAGAAACTATCCCAAGAGGAAATCAATCGTTTGCTCGCAGGTTTTGAAGAAGATGGGGCAGAGAAAACGAAAAGCAACGACATGCAAGAAGATGGCTACCCTCCGTCTCCAACGAAAGCAGTCTTGGATGTGAATCAGTATTTAACCGATGTTGAACAAGATACCCTCGGTGAAATCGGAAATATTTCGTTCGGGAGTGCTGCCACCGCGTTATCCGAGTTGATTAACCAAAAGGTATCGATCACGACGCCTATCGTACAGGCCATTGAATTTGATCTATTGCATGAAGAGTTTCCTGTCCCGCATGTGGCTGTTCACGTCAAGTATACGCAAGGGTTTAAAGGAACGAATCTCCTCGTCATTAAGGAAAATGATGCAAAAATTATTGCCGATCTAATGTTGGGAGGAGACGGCTTAAACCCGGAGCCTGAACTTACCGACATGCATATCAGCGCCGTTCAGGAAGCCATGAATCAAATGATGGGAAGCTCCTCAACATCGATGTCAACGATCTTTGGGCTGCGCGTGAATATTTCACCGCCCAGCATCGATATGCTTGATACGATGGAAGGATCCGGAACGGAGGAACTGTCCGGTGAAGCGACATTGATCAAAATCTCCTTTCGGTTACGTGTAGGGGATATGATCGATTCTTCCATTATGCAGTTAGTCACAGTAGCTTTTGCAAAAGAGCTGACCTCTCAATTGCTTCATTCACAAAGTGAAGAAAATGAAGATAAAATTAGCACCGAAGAAAGCCCTCCACTTGCAATAAATGAAACAGCAAATGATAGAAGTGTAAATGTAGAAGGGGAACGAGCAGCATCAGCATTAAACGTCCATGATGAAACGTCGAAAAGAAGCGTTCAACCGGCCGCTTTTCATGACTTTGATGATGTAGGGTTACAAGCTGCCGAAGCGCAAAACCTCAATATGCTGATGGATATCCCCTTGGATGTGACCGTCGAACTGGGCAGAACGAGCCGTTCGATTAAGGATATTCTTCAATTTACACAAGGATCGATCATTGAGTTGGACAAACTTGCCGGGGAACCGGTGGATATACTCGTCAATCAGCGTTTGGTGGCAAAAGGCGAAGTCGTTGTCATCGATGAAAATTTTGGCGTGCGTGTGACAGACATCGCTAGCCGCGAACAACGATTACAACACTTAAGGAATGACTAA
- the fliM gene encoding flagellar motor switch protein FliM: MADVLSQGEIDDLLSALSTGEKDAEELRKEIDEKKITTYDFKRALRFSKDQIRTLTRMHENFARLFTTTLSSRLRTFVQMSVASVEQLPYEEFISSIPKMTLLHAFEAPPLEGRLLIEMNPQIGYAMLDRILGGVGSDYNKIENLTEIETRILSQMSSYLMDSFQQAWQSLVEIEPKMVDLEVNPQFMQMVSPNETVVVVSLSATVGETAGMINVCLPYVVLEEILPKLSGHYWMQTTKKTRDEQEEQKIETSVRQAQLTLQTVLGHSTISVEDLLYLNKGDVIELDQGVNDPLIAYVGSEPKYYVQAGKKNQRLAVQVTEDFKKEGDQ, translated from the coding sequence ATGGCAGACGTACTCTCGCAAGGCGAAATCGATGACTTGTTGTCAGCCCTGTCCACAGGGGAGAAGGATGCGGAGGAATTGCGCAAGGAGATCGATGAAAAAAAAATAACGACGTATGATTTTAAACGGGCCCTCCGTTTTTCAAAAGACCAAATCCGAACGTTGACACGCATGCATGAAAATTTTGCCCGCCTGTTTACGACAACCCTATCTTCCAGGTTACGGACCTTTGTGCAAATGTCCGTCGCCTCCGTCGAGCAGTTGCCCTATGAAGAATTCATAAGTTCGATTCCGAAAATGACCTTGCTTCACGCTTTTGAAGCGCCCCCACTCGAAGGGCGGTTGTTAATTGAGATGAATCCCCAAATCGGCTACGCCATGCTTGACCGCATTTTAGGAGGAGTCGGGTCCGATTATAATAAGATCGAAAATCTAACTGAAATCGAAACGCGGATTCTTTCGCAAATGTCGAGTTATTTAATGGATAGTTTTCAACAGGCGTGGCAATCGCTCGTTGAAATTGAACCGAAGATGGTTGATTTGGAAGTAAATCCCCAATTTATGCAAATGGTTTCGCCGAATGAAACCGTCGTTGTCGTATCCCTATCGGCAACGGTTGGGGAGACAGCCGGAATGATTAACGTATGTTTGCCGTACGTCGTGCTCGAAGAAATTTTACCGAAATTGTCGGGTCATTATTGGATGCAAACGACGAAAAAAACGCGTGATGAACAGGAAGAACAAAAAATAGAGACATCGGTTCGGCAGGCACAATTGACATTGCAAACGGTGCTTGGCCATTCAACGATTAGCGTTGAAGATCTCCTTTACTTAAATAAAGGAGATGTCATTGAACTCGATCAAGGCGTGAATGATCCACTAATTGCCTATGTAGGCAGCGAGCCGAAATATTACGTGCAGGCAGGGAAAAAGAACCAACGGCTTGCTGTGCAAGTGACTGAGGACTTCAAGAAGGAGGGCGATCAATAA
- a CDS encoding flagellar basal body-associated FliL family protein, whose translation MKKLVITFSIIIGLLLVSITAAFFLAGQTGSGSAAENEDPGIDEVIDRSWDTEELTTNLAGDHYVRASFRIQADSNDTTEELEKRDFQIQNAIIYRLAEMDADELGSSDGL comes from the coding sequence ATGAAAAAGTTGGTCATTACGTTTAGCATTATCATTGGGCTATTGCTCGTCAGCATAACGGCGGCGTTTTTTCTTGCCGGTCAAACGGGAAGCGGGTCAGCGGCGGAAAATGAAGACCCCGGGATTGATGAAGTCATCGATCGTTCTTGGGACACGGAAGAATTAACGACGAATTTGGCGGGAGATCATTACGTACGTGCCTCGTTTCGGATCCAGGCAGATTCCAATGATACGACTGAAGAATTGGAAAAACGGGACTTTCAAATACAAAATGCGATTATTTATCGATTGGCGGAGATGGACGCAGATGAATTGGGCAGTTCAGATGGATTATAA
- the flgG gene encoding flagellar basal body rod protein FlgG, translated as MLQSMYSGISGLQNHQTKLDVIGDNIANVNTHGFKKGRFTFQDMMSQQMQGATAPGDAQGGSNPEQVGLGTQTGSIDTIHTQGPTQPTNRELDLAIEGDGFFRIQNPDGGEFYTRVGNFSRDSDGDLVTADGYYVLDDDGGTINIAEEASNFSIGSDGTVTQVIDGEPEDAGTIGLATFANPEGLESLGGNLYGETANSGDVNNLEAGTGGAGDIAAGMLEMSNVDLSEEFVEMISGQRGLQANTRIITTSDEVLQEIMNMK; from the coding sequence ATGTTGCAATCCATGTATTCCGGGATTTCCGGCTTGCAAAACCATCAAACGAAATTGGACGTTATCGGCGATAATATTGCTAATGTGAATACGCATGGGTTTAAAAAAGGGCGTTTTACTTTTCAAGACATGATGAGCCAACAAATGCAAGGCGCAACTGCACCCGGAGATGCCCAAGGAGGGTCAAATCCGGAACAAGTAGGGCTAGGCACGCAGACCGGCTCTATCGATACGATTCATACCCAAGGGCCGACGCAACCGACGAACCGTGAACTTGACCTCGCGATTGAAGGGGATGGTTTCTTTCGGATTCAAAATCCGGATGGCGGAGAATTTTACACCCGCGTGGGCAATTTTTCCCGTGACAGTGATGGGGATCTCGTGACCGCAGATGGATATTATGTGCTCGACGACGATGGTGGCACCATTAATATTGCTGAGGAGGCATCCAATTTCAGCATTGGCAGCGACGGTACGGTGACGCAAGTGATCGACGGCGAACCTGAAGATGCGGGGACGATTGGTTTGGCTACATTTGCGAACCCGGAAGGGTTGGAAAGCTTGGGCGGCAATTTATACGGGGAAACGGCTAACTCGGGAGACGTAAATAATTTGGAAGCGGGAACCGGTGGTGCCGGTGACATCGCCGCGGGCATGTTGGAAATGTCGAACGTTGACCTTTCCGAAGAATTTGTGGAAATGATTTCCGGTCAACGTGGTTTACAAGCCAATACACGCATTATTACGACGTCCGATGAAGTCTTGCAAGAAATTATGAATATGAAATAA
- the flgD gene encoding flagellar hook assembly protein FlgD, protein MDVNMQTTAAPGERGMNEGQVAEPEDAMLGKDDFLTILIAQLQNQDPLDPMDDREFIAQMAQFSSLEQMTNMNEAMQRFVDRQEGSALVQQSELIGTTVKWASLVDEDHGDIQYAENEVTSVRRSEQGDIELLLDEGRWIDSRQVAQIGLEHENEET, encoded by the coding sequence ATGGACGTGAACATGCAAACCACGGCTGCCCCGGGTGAAAGAGGCATGAATGAAGGACAGGTTGCGGAGCCGGAGGACGCCATGCTCGGCAAGGATGATTTTTTAACAATTTTAATTGCCCAATTGCAAAATCAGGATCCCCTTGACCCGATGGATGATCGGGAATTTATTGCCCAGATGGCGCAGTTTTCTTCTTTGGAACAAATGACCAATATGAATGAAGCAATGCAACGTTTCGTTGATCGGCAAGAAGGGAGTGCCCTCGTTCAACAAAGCGAGTTGATCGGAACGACGGTCAAGTGGGCAAGCCTCGTTGATGAAGATCACGGAGACATTCAGTACGCGGAAAACGAAGTCACCTCCGTGCGCAGAAGCGAACAGGGGGACATTGAGCTGCTTCTCGATGAAGGGCGTTGGATTGACAGCAGGCAAGTGGCTCAAATCGGCTTGGAGCACGAAAATGAGGAAACATAA